One Gemmatimonadota bacterium genomic region harbors:
- a CDS encoding putative toxin-antitoxin system toxin component, PIN family, producing MRCVLDTNVLMSGIFFGGVPGRVLDAWTSGRIELILSPEILAEYRTVGEELSRRYPERGAALTPILTLLALNATIVAAPPLPYAVSADPDDDKFLATARALSGTVVVSGDRHLLAVDGWDGVEVLSPRAFVTRHLAPG from the coding sequence GTGAGGTGCGTGCTCGACACCAACGTCCTGATGTCGGGGATCTTCTTCGGCGGCGTCCCCGGCCGCGTGTTGGACGCGTGGACGTCGGGCCGCATCGAGCTGATCCTGTCGCCCGAGATCCTGGCCGAATACCGCACCGTCGGGGAGGAGTTGAGTAGGCGCTATCCGGAGCGCGGCGCGGCGTTGACCCCCATCTTGACCCTCCTCGCCCTGAACGCGACCATCGTCGCGGCGCCCCCGCTCCCCTACGCCGTCAGCGCCGATCCGGACGATGACAAGTTCCTCGCGACCGCCCGTGCGTTGAGCGGCACCGTGGTCGTGTCTGGCGACCGCCATCTGTTGGCGGTGGATGGCTGGGACGGCGTGGAGGTGCTGAGTCCCCGGGCCTTTGTGACCCGGCATCTCGCCCCGGGCTGA
- a CDS encoding AbrB/MazE/SpoVT family DNA-binding domain-containing protein translates to MSTAATTTLSSKGQVVIPEDIRLQLGLEPGTQFVVIADRDVVIFKRLEPPSLREFAPLIARARQVAKQSRLTPKDVAQAVKRARAKP, encoded by the coding sequence ATGAGCACCGCCGCTACGACGACCCTCTCGTCCAAGGGACAGGTCGTCATCCCTGAGGATATCCGCCTCCAGCTGGGGCTCGAACCCGGGACCCAGTTCGTCGTGATCGCGGACCGGGACGTGGTGATCTTCAAGCGGCTGGAGCCGCCGTCGCTGCGCGAGTTCGCGCCGCTCATCGCGCGGGCCCGGCAGGTCGCCAAGCAGTCGCGCCTGACCCCCAAGGACGTCGCCCAGGCCGTGAAGCGCGCCCGCGCGAAGCCGTGA
- a CDS encoding XRE family transcriptional regulator has translation MAVRMRRGSGNVFVDLGFPPEEAAHLLIRSDLMITLNQALEDRGLTQVRAAKVLGVSQPRVSALRRGKIEQFSIDALVELLARLGVAVTVQTKKRKRVA, from the coding sequence ATGGCCGTGCGCATGCGTCGTGGCTCGGGGAACGTGTTTGTCGACCTGGGGTTCCCGCCCGAGGAGGCGGCGCACCTCCTCATTCGCAGCGATCTGATGATCACGCTCAATCAGGCGCTCGAAGATCGCGGCCTGACCCAGGTCCGGGCCGCCAAGGTGCTGGGGGTGTCTCAACCGCGGGTCAGTGCGCTCCGGCGAGGCAAGATCGAACAGTTCAGTATTGATGCGTTGGTCGAGTTGCTGGCCCGGCTCGGGGTCGCAGTCACCGTACAAACGAAGAAGCGGAAGCGGGTTGCCTAA
- a CDS encoding DUF5615 family PIN-like protein — MWTYAGAHGFVIITKDEDFQRFSVWRGFPPKVIWIRQGNASTGAVAALLRAV; from the coding sequence ATCTGGACGTACGCCGGCGCTCACGGGTTCGTCATCATCACCAAGGACGAAGATTTTCAGCGGTTCAGCGTCTGGCGCGGGTTTCCGCCCAAAGTGATTTGGATCCGGCAGGGGAATGCGTCGACGGGAGCCGTCGCGGCCCTGCTGCGGGCAGTATGA
- a CDS encoding DUF433 domain-containing protein, giving the protein MELLSRISIDPAIRFGKPCVRGTRISVGDVLGYLAGGMSEAAVPWDFPQRTHDDILACLAFAAGRERRVMPVPAA; this is encoded by the coding sequence ATGGAACTTCTGAGCCGCATCTCGATCGACCCGGCGATCCGATTCGGGAAGCCGTGCGTCCGGGGCACACGCATTTCGGTGGGGGACGTCCTCGGGTATCTCGCCGGCGGGATGAGCGAGGCGGCCGTCCCATGGGACTTTCCTCAGCGCACGCACGACGACATCCTGGCGTGCTTGGCCTTTGCAGCGGGGCGCGAGCGCCGGGTCATGCCCGTTCCCGCGGCCTAA
- a CDS encoding integron integrase, protein MGMARLLDELHLAIRTRHYSRRTEKTYRSWIVRFVRFCDLRHPRKCGEAEVKAFIEHLAAGRQVAATTQNQAIAALLFLYRDVLGQPLGSLPAVVRPKLPHRLPNVLEPSEVERVIAAMTGTPRLVVMLLYGAGLRLNEAMHLRVKDLDLTRHTVVVRAGKGNKDRRSMLPAQVVPLLADHVERERVRHAKRVKAGGGYHPLPGALSRKLPGAQLDWRWSWVFPATRDTWDPAHARPLRYPLHPSVVQRAITAAGVRAGLNKRVTAHTFRHSFATHLLRSGYDIRTVQELLGHVDVSTTMVYLHVLDRGLGVRSPLDGLRLPGPPSGDPCKPTSEP, encoded by the coding sequence ATGGGGATGGCAAGACTCCTCGATGAACTGCACCTCGCGATCCGGACCCGGCACTACAGTCGCCGGACGGAAAAGACCTACCGGAGCTGGATCGTGCGGTTCGTCCGGTTCTGCGACCTTCGGCATCCCCGGAAATGTGGGGAGGCGGAGGTGAAGGCCTTCATCGAACACCTCGCGGCGGGCCGGCAGGTGGCAGCGACAACCCAGAACCAGGCCATTGCGGCCTTGCTCTTTCTGTACCGTGACGTGCTGGGCCAGCCCCTCGGCTCGCTGCCGGCGGTGGTGCGTCCCAAGCTGCCCCATCGACTGCCGAACGTGCTGGAGCCGAGTGAGGTCGAGCGGGTGATCGCAGCGATGACCGGGACCCCGAGGCTCGTCGTGATGTTGTTGTACGGAGCGGGGTTGCGCCTCAACGAGGCGATGCACCTGCGGGTAAAGGACCTGGACCTGACCCGTCACACGGTGGTCGTTCGTGCTGGCAAGGGTAACAAGGACCGTCGCAGCATGCTGCCGGCGCAGGTAGTGCCGCTGCTCGCGGACCATGTCGAGCGCGAACGAGTGCGCCATGCGAAGCGCGTGAAGGCGGGTGGAGGCTACCATCCGTTGCCCGGTGCGCTCTCGCGGAAGTTGCCGGGCGCGCAGCTTGACTGGCGCTGGAGCTGGGTCTTTCCTGCGACGCGCGACACCTGGGACCCGGCGCACGCCCGGCCGTTGCGATATCCGTTGCATCCCAGTGTCGTCCAGCGCGCGATCACGGCGGCCGGTGTGCGAGCCGGCCTGAACAAGCGAGTCACGGCGCACACCTTTCGGCATTCGTTTGCGACGCACCTGTTGCGATCCGGGTACGACATCCGAACCGTTCAGGAGTTGTTGGGTCACGTGGATGTGTCCACGACGATGGTGTACCTGCACGTACTGGATCGGGGCCTTGGGGTACGGAGTCCGTTGGACGGTTTGCGGCTGCCAGGGCCCCCTTCTGGCGACCCCTGCAAGCCAACATCCGAGCCGTAG